A region from the Arthrobacter gengyunqii genome encodes:
- a CDS encoding alpha/beta fold hydrolase, with amino-acid sequence MAFISVGSENSTPIELYYEDQGAGQPVVLIHGYPLNGHSWEHQTRELLASGYRVITYDRRGFGQSSKVSVGYDYDTFAADLSILLEALDLQDVVLVGFSMGTGELARYVAKYGHERVAKLAFLASLEPFLVAREDNPEGVPQAVFDGIEAAARSDRYAWYTQFFSDFYNLNENLGTRVSQEAVSGSWNTAISSAPVAAYAVVSSWIEDFRRDVEAVRRSGKPVLILHGTADRILPIDNTARRFSRSLPAAHYVEVEGAPHGLLWTHADDVNDALRTFLGSPGDGSATAEPGHPTTHKTKVEVSHGSR; translated from the coding sequence ATGGCGTTTATCAGCGTCGGATCAGAGAACAGCACGCCAATCGAGTTGTATTACGAGGACCAGGGTGCGGGGCAGCCTGTCGTCCTGATTCACGGGTATCCGTTGAACGGACACAGCTGGGAGCATCAGACACGGGAGCTCCTGGCCAGCGGGTACCGGGTCATCACCTACGACCGGCGCGGCTTCGGCCAGTCATCGAAGGTCAGTGTCGGCTATGACTACGACACCTTTGCCGCCGACCTGAGCATCCTGCTGGAGGCCCTGGATCTGCAGGACGTCGTCCTGGTGGGCTTCTCGATGGGGACCGGCGAGCTCGCTCGCTATGTCGCCAAGTATGGCCACGAGCGGGTGGCCAAGCTTGCATTCCTCGCCTCGCTGGAGCCCTTCCTTGTTGCGCGTGAAGACAACCCCGAGGGCGTGCCGCAGGCGGTGTTCGATGGAATTGAAGCTGCGGCTAGGAGCGACCGGTACGCCTGGTACACGCAGTTCTTCTCGGACTTCTACAACCTCAACGAGAACCTCGGTACCCGGGTCAGCCAGGAAGCGGTGAGCGGCAGCTGGAACACCGCAATCTCCAGCGCCCCGGTGGCGGCCTACGCCGTCGTCTCTTCGTGGATCGAGGATTTTCGGCGTGATGTCGAAGCAGTGCGCCGGAGCGGGAAGCCGGTGTTGATCCTGCACGGCACTGCCGACCGTATCCTGCCCATCGACAACACGGCCCGCCGGTTCTCCCGGTCACTGCCCGCTGCTCACTACGTCGAGGTGGAGGGCGCCCCTCACGGGTTGCTCTGGACGCATGCCGACGACGTCAATGACGCCCTGCGCACCTTCCTAGGTTCGCCCGGGGACGGCTCCGCCACCGCTGAACCGGGCCATCCCACCACACACAAGACGAAAGTAGAGGTCAGTCATGGGTCCCGATGA
- a CDS encoding CPBP family intramembrane glutamic endopeptidase: MGPDEKVINQVSALRDTVHDTSRAGGDIPAGTPYHRVLDRKTKGRGIPRGILAIVLLFGGLLGFGAVAAQISGQIDLLLGRDSIVTGGTEFTTVTLAATFASSALLIPWSMLIQRWLYGVKGRTMHSVTGVFRAAVLGRAVLVLVPVWAVYMTVLTILQPAVMTDWAVGDLLFMFVVTVLIVPLQTAGEEYGFRGLIFRVAASWGRSPRSALALGVVVSSVLFATIHLSTDIWLNLQFLAVGITFALITWRTGGLETSVVLHAANNSLGLMLALALHADLNATTDRSSGVGSMAFLIPVVLLAVITGVIWYRTRHTGPALTPAL, encoded by the coding sequence ATGGGTCCCGATGAGAAAGTCATCAACCAGGTATCCGCTCTGCGCGATACCGTTCACGACACCAGCCGCGCCGGGGGAGACATCCCGGCTGGCACCCCGTACCACCGGGTGCTCGACCGGAAAACCAAAGGACGCGGAATACCGCGTGGCATTCTTGCCATCGTGCTTCTTTTTGGAGGATTGCTGGGATTTGGTGCCGTCGCCGCGCAGATCAGCGGACAGATTGATCTCCTGCTTGGCCGAGACAGCATTGTCACTGGCGGCACGGAATTCACGACCGTTACGCTGGCTGCTACCTTCGCCTCGAGTGCGCTACTCATTCCGTGGAGCATGCTCATCCAGCGCTGGCTCTACGGTGTCAAGGGGCGCACGATGCATTCCGTTACCGGAGTGTTCCGAGCGGCAGTGCTGGGTCGGGCAGTACTCGTTCTTGTGCCCGTCTGGGCCGTTTATATGACCGTCCTGACTATTCTTCAGCCTGCCGTAATGACCGACTGGGCCGTAGGCGACCTCCTCTTCATGTTCGTGGTCACGGTCTTGATCGTGCCGCTGCAGACCGCGGGCGAAGAGTATGGGTTCAGGGGGCTGATCTTTCGCGTGGCTGCTAGCTGGGGGAGAAGCCCTCGCTCAGCCCTGGCCTTGGGGGTGGTCGTCTCTTCGGTGCTGTTCGCGACGATCCACCTGTCCACCGACATTTGGCTCAATCTTCAGTTCCTGGCCGTGGGCATCACCTTCGCGCTGATCACTTGGCGTACGGGTGGTCTTGAGACGTCAGTCGTGCTGCACGCGGCCAATAATTCTCTTGGCCTGATGTTGGCACTTGCGCTTCACGCCGACCTCAATGCGACGACAGATCGCTCTTCCGGGGTGGGTTCCATGGCTTTCCTTATCCCCGTGGTCCTGTTGGCGGTAATCACCGGGGTGATCTGGTACCGCACGCGGCATACCGGCCCTGCGCTCACCCCGGCACTTTGA
- a CDS encoding pirin family protein — protein sequence MTHDALNSLGHRTVPGPPPDLGERLTPRNVPLGGPRAMTVRRTLPQRTRSLIGPWCFVDHFGPDDVSANGGMAVPRHPHTGLATVTLLFSGQVLHRDSTGFTNTVRPGEVNLMIAGRGISHSEFSTPDTTRLHGIQLWYALPDDLRHGPPEAQHHVPTPEIRPGGTVRTYVGRIAGACSPIDTRTPAHAAEALINPGESLDLPLDPNCEHGLLLDTDSVSLTAWEADGVEASARTALSPGALLAGILRFFILTPGTRVQAKGRLLPEAEAQPVECHLACPPSRCTRPLGW from the coding sequence ATGACCCACGACGCTCTGAACTCCCTGGGACACCGCACCGTCCCCGGCCCTCCCCCCGATCTCGGAGAGCGCCTCACCCCGCGGAACGTGCCGTTGGGCGGGCCGCGGGCCATGACCGTGCGCCGCACCCTGCCGCAGCGGACCCGGTCCCTCATCGGTCCGTGGTGTTTCGTCGACCACTTCGGTCCCGACGACGTCTCCGCCAACGGCGGCATGGCCGTGCCCCGCCACCCCCACACCGGTCTTGCGACCGTGACCCTTCTGTTCTCCGGGCAGGTCCTGCACCGCGACTCGACCGGGTTCACCAACACTGTGCGCCCTGGGGAGGTGAATCTCATGATCGCGGGCCGGGGCATCTCCCACTCCGAGTTCTCCACCCCGGACACCACCCGCCTGCACGGGATCCAGCTCTGGTATGCCCTGCCGGACGACCTCCGCCACGGGCCACCGGAAGCCCAGCATCATGTCCCCACGCCGGAGATCAGGCCCGGGGGTACCGTGCGCACATATGTCGGGCGCATCGCAGGCGCCTGCTCACCGATCGACACCCGGACGCCGGCTCACGCCGCCGAAGCCCTCATCAACCCCGGTGAAAGCCTCGACCTGCCGCTGGACCCGAACTGCGAGCACGGACTTCTTCTCGATACCGATTCGGTCTCCCTCACGGCGTGGGAAGCAGACGGTGTCGAGGCCTCTGCGCGAACCGCACTGTCGCCCGGCGCGCTCCTCGCCGGAATATTGCGCTTCTTTATCCTTACTCCAGGCACGCGCGTACAGGCCAAGGGCCGCCTGCTCCCTGAAGCTGAAGCCCAGCCCGTTGAGTGCCATCTGGCTTGCCCCCCCTCTAGGTGTACCCGGCCATTAGGTTGGTAG
- a CDS encoding IS481 family transposase, whose protein sequence is MSHSNARLTVYGRLLIVHRHQSGWKQAHIAAAMGVSRKCVKTWIDRYDAEGEAGLATRSSRPHTMPTRTSTDTEQKVLSARAEHRAGPDVLGPMLGVPARTVSRILRRHGTAFLRDCDPITGEVIRSSKATAVRYERERPGELVHMDVKKLGKIPDGGGWKAHGRQMGSTNARKQIKVGYDYVHSVIDDHSRLAYSEILPDEKGNTCAGFLERAITYFASHGITRIERLMTDNAWAYRYSLRDLCAAYGITQKFIKPHCPWQNGKVERLNRTLATEWAYRRIFTSNDERAAALAPWLEHYNNERRHSALGGKPPISRLLPT, encoded by the coding sequence GTGTCCCACAGTAATGCCCGTTTGACCGTTTATGGCCGGCTGCTGATCGTCCATCGCCACCAGTCTGGCTGGAAACAGGCCCATATCGCGGCCGCTATGGGTGTCTCACGCAAGTGCGTGAAGACCTGGATCGACCGCTACGACGCTGAAGGCGAAGCAGGGCTGGCCACACGATCCTCCCGGCCGCACACGATGCCAACGCGCACCAGCACCGACACTGAGCAGAAGGTCCTCTCCGCGCGCGCTGAGCATCGCGCCGGGCCCGACGTGCTCGGACCGATGCTGGGCGTCCCGGCGCGAACGGTATCCCGGATCCTTCGCCGCCATGGCACGGCCTTCCTGCGTGACTGCGACCCGATCACCGGAGAGGTGATCCGCTCATCGAAGGCCACTGCGGTGCGGTACGAGCGCGAACGGCCCGGCGAGCTGGTGCACATGGACGTCAAAAAGCTCGGCAAGATCCCCGACGGCGGCGGCTGGAAGGCCCACGGGCGGCAGATGGGTTCCACGAACGCGCGCAAGCAGATCAAAGTCGGCTACGACTACGTCCACTCCGTGATCGATGATCACTCCCGGCTGGCCTACAGCGAGATCCTGCCCGACGAGAAAGGAAACACCTGCGCGGGGTTCCTGGAACGGGCCATCACCTACTTCGCTTCACACGGCATCACACGGATCGAGCGCTTGATGACCGACAACGCCTGGGCCTACCGCTACTCGCTGCGTGATCTCTGCGCCGCCTACGGCATCACGCAGAAGTTCATCAAACCGCACTGCCCCTGGCAGAACGGCAAGGTGGAGCGCCTGAACCGCACCCTGGCCACCGAATGGGCCTACCGACGGATCTTCACCAGCAACGACGAGCGGGCAGCGGCACTTGCGCCATGGCTCGAGCACTACAACAATGAACGACGCCACAGCGCACTCGGAGGCAAACCACCCATCAGCCGCCTGCTACCAACCTAA
- a CDS encoding GNAT family N-acetyltransferase has translation MTTESERSTTQTQPVEVRNNSEESRFDILVGGVSAGFSMYTHHDEGPSRQRIFYHTVIDEQFDGRGLASVLTRTALRTSVQEGYRLVAVCPYVARWLTTHRDVDDAVDRVRPAHLAAVRRAAQGSADRSSTYRP, from the coding sequence ATGACAACCGAAAGTGAACGCAGCACGACTCAGACCCAGCCCGTCGAGGTGCGCAACAACTCTGAAGAGAGCCGTTTCGACATTCTGGTAGGGGGCGTCTCCGCGGGGTTCTCGATGTATACCCACCATGACGAGGGTCCATCGCGGCAGCGCATCTTCTACCACACCGTGATCGACGAGCAGTTCGACGGGCGGGGCCTGGCCAGCGTCCTCACCCGCACTGCCCTGAGAACCAGCGTCCAGGAGGGGTATCGCCTGGTGGCGGTCTGCCCCTACGTTGCGAGATGGCTCACGACGCATCGGGACGTCGACGACGCCGTCGACAGGGTCCGCCCAGCCCATCTCGCGGCAGTGCGACGGGCCGCGCAAGGGTCGGCTGATCGATCAAGTACATACCGCCCCTAG
- a CDS encoding pirin-like C-terminal cupin domain-containing protein: MRLHARPGPGVRVVIVGGPPFDEDIVLWWNFVARSHAEIVAYRTQWQREIGAEPGPAPGPVRFGPYPSEPSGALPAPELPNAQIRPRTRARGQQ; the protein is encoded by the coding sequence GTGCGCTTGCACGCCAGGCCCGGACCAGGCGTCCGCGTCGTGATCGTGGGTGGCCCACCCTTCGACGAGGACATCGTCCTGTGGTGGAACTTCGTGGCCCGCAGCCACGCCGAGATCGTCGCCTACCGCACCCAATGGCAGCGCGAAATCGGCGCCGAGCCGGGTCCTGCACCGGGACCGGTGCGCTTCGGCCCATACCCCTCCGAGCCCTCGGGTGCGCTGCCCGCACCTGAACTACCCAATGCCCAGATCAGACCCCGTACACGAGCGAGAGGACAGCAATGA
- a CDS encoding alkene reductase codes for MKLFTPLTVGTMELPNRLVMAPMSRVRADRNGVPTDIMVEHYRQRASLGLIITDGIYPSFPGQGNPLMPGLVTEEHVAGWKRVTDSVHAAGGRIVAQLMHSGRVAHENINGGHQPQAPSAIALEGMAHTYDGKQPYPVPHALTEAELPGVVADFVSAARNAMLAGFDGVELHGANGYLLQEFLSPVSNTRTDSYGGSPQNRARMVIEAFRAVAEAIGAEHTAIRISPEHNIQGVLETDRADVTATYTALVDGIADLKPAYLSILHKDPADEMIQGLRRRFAGPVLMNTGFGTVTTRNDAIMLLEEDLADAAVVGRPVMANPDLARRWQEDLPLNELDQATVYTDGAAGYTDYPVLAPVS; via the coding sequence GTGAAACTGTTTACCCCGCTGACCGTCGGCACCATGGAACTGCCCAACCGCCTCGTCATGGCACCGATGTCCCGCGTGCGCGCCGACCGCAACGGCGTGCCCACCGACATTATGGTCGAGCACTACCGCCAGCGCGCCTCCCTGGGCCTGATCATTACTGACGGCATCTACCCCTCCTTCCCCGGCCAGGGCAACCCCCTCATGCCCGGCCTGGTCACCGAGGAGCACGTCGCCGGCTGGAAGCGCGTCACCGACTCCGTCCACGCCGCCGGCGGCCGGATTGTCGCCCAGCTGATGCACTCCGGGCGCGTCGCGCACGAGAACATCAACGGCGGACACCAGCCCCAAGCCCCCAGCGCCATCGCCCTCGAAGGCATGGCCCACACCTACGACGGCAAGCAGCCCTACCCCGTCCCCCACGCCCTCACCGAAGCCGAACTCCCCGGCGTCGTTGCCGACTTCGTCTCCGCCGCCCGCAACGCCATGTTGGCAGGATTCGACGGCGTGGAGCTGCACGGTGCCAACGGGTACCTGCTGCAGGAATTCCTCTCCCCCGTCTCCAATACACGCACCGACTCCTACGGCGGATCGCCGCAGAACCGTGCACGCATGGTCATCGAAGCCTTCCGCGCGGTGGCCGAGGCCATCGGCGCCGAGCACACCGCCATCCGCATCTCCCCGGAACACAACATCCAGGGCGTGCTGGAAACCGACCGCGCCGATGTGACCGCCACTTACACCGCCCTCGTGGACGGCATCGCCGACCTCAAGCCAGCCTACCTGTCCATCCTGCACAAGGACCCGGCCGACGAGATGATCCAGGGCCTGCGCCGCCGCTTCGCCGGACCGGTGCTGATGAACACCGGCTTCGGCACCGTCACCACACGCAATGACGCGATCATGCTGCTCGAAGAGGACCTGGCCGATGCCGCCGTCGTCGGCCGCCCGGTCATGGCCAACCCGGACCTGGCCCGCCGCTGGCAGGAAGACCTGCCGCTGAACGAGCTGGACCAGGCCACCGTCTACACCGACGGCGCCGCCGGCTACACGGACTACCCGGTGCTGGCTCCGGTTTCCTAG
- a CDS encoding DUF1648 domain-containing protein, with translation MEAETDVKIPRNRAGVWLIHAAAALILIPCFAYGAMIYESLPETIPTHWGAGGTPDAWADKSFGSVFAPLLIGAGTSVFLVLIAAAVPLMVPPSQDATAWELWRREGMIRGTVATMGGVSALTAALVGLLSVAGWRNPDALPMGPVLILLALILAVVFVAYTLSSRWARRSALKSGVMPTAQEQEEDKQWTVGGLYNNPDDPHILVPKRSGSGTGMTVNVGNAKGRAAVVVFLGLFVGVPLVFGVFAVV, from the coding sequence GTGGAAGCCGAAACCGATGTCAAAATTCCCCGCAACCGCGCCGGCGTCTGGTTGATCCATGCCGCGGCTGCCCTAATTCTCATCCCGTGCTTCGCATACGGTGCCATGATTTATGAGTCGCTGCCGGAGACCATCCCAACCCACTGGGGAGCGGGCGGGACGCCGGACGCCTGGGCTGACAAGTCCTTCGGATCAGTGTTCGCGCCTCTCCTCATCGGAGCCGGCACAAGCGTCTTTCTGGTCCTGATCGCCGCCGCCGTCCCGCTGATGGTTCCCCCGAGCCAAGATGCCACCGCCTGGGAGCTGTGGCGGCGGGAGGGGATGATCCGCGGCACCGTTGCGACCATGGGCGGAGTATCCGCCCTGACAGCAGCCTTGGTTGGCTTACTGTCGGTGGCCGGTTGGAGAAACCCGGACGCGCTTCCCATGGGTCCGGTACTGATCCTGCTTGCCCTGATTCTCGCCGTCGTCTTCGTTGCATACACCTTGTCGTCCCGCTGGGCGCGCCGGTCGGCGTTGAAGAGCGGGGTCATGCCGACGGCGCAAGAGCAGGAAGAGGACAAGCAGTGGACAGTGGGCGGCCTTTACAACAACCCTGATGATCCCCACATTCTGGTGCCCAAAAGATCCGGTTCGGGCACCGGGATGACGGTGAACGTAGGAAACGCCAAGGGGCGGGCCGCCGTCGTCGTTTTCCTGGGACTTTTTGTGGGCGTGCCGCTGGTGTTCGGAGTTTTCGCAGTGGTGTAG